A single region of the Ziziphus jujuba cultivar Dongzao chromosome 10, ASM3175591v1 genome encodes:
- the LOC107411841 gene encoding asparagine--tRNA ligase, cytoplasmic 1: MADDQLAQAAGTSSSQLCKAEFSDRVLVRSILSQPEGGAELDGHRVRIGGWVKNGRKANKGAFAFLHVNDGSCPENLQVIVDADKADLGRLVHAGTCVHVDGFLKIPPAGTQQKVELWVQNVLHLRQVDDPATYPLPKKYLTPEYLREVDAIHLRPRTDTFSSVLRIRDALTYATHTFFHKHHFLCVHTPIITSSDCEGAGEMFQVTTLFSQAEKLVKELIKNPPPSESDVEAAKLIVKEKVEVVSKLKSDDKTSKEEIDSSVTILKKAKEGLLKLEKRSKLKPGIPQKDGKIDYSLDFFARKAYLTVSGQLQIESVACALSSVYTFGPTFRAEHSHTSRHLAEFWMVEPEIAFADLEDDMNCAEAYVQFLCRWLLDNCIDDLKSMADKFDKSCIDRLTMISSSPFERITYTKAVELLEEAVKMGKVFENQVEWGIDLASEHERYLTEVKFQKPVIVYNYPKGIKAFYMRLNDDSDTVAAMDVLVPKVGELIGGSQREERYDKILKRIREMGMSTEQIEQYKWYLDLRKFGTVKHSGFGLGFERMVMFATGIDNIRDVIPFPRYPGRADV, encoded by the exons ATGGCCGATGATCAGCTTGCACAAGCAGCGGGGACGAGTTCTTCCCAACTTTGCAAAGCCGAGTTCTCTGATCGCGTGCTCGTCAGATCCATCCTTTCTCAACCTGAAGGCGGGGCCGAACTCGATGGCCACCGCGTACGCATCGGCGGGTGGGTCAAAAACGGTCGGAAGGCCAACAAGGGCGCCTTCGCTTTTCTCCACGTCAACGACGGGTCATGCCCTGAAAATCTTCAGGTAATCGTGGACGCCGATAAGGCCGACCTTGGGAGGCTCGTGCACGCCGGCACTTGCGTTCATGTTGACGGCTTTCTGAAGATCCCACCAGCTGGGACCCAGCAGAAAGTGGAGCTTTGGGTTCAGAATGTGCTCCATTTGCGTCAGGTCGACGACCCTGCTACGTACCCTTTACCAAAGAAATATCTTACGCCTGAGTATTTAAGGGAAGTTGATGCTATTCATCTTCGCCCAAGAACAGACAcg TTTTCCTCAGTTCTTAGAATCAGAGATGCCCTTACTTATGCAACCCATACGTTCTTTCATAAGCACCATTTTCTTTGTGTGCACACTCCAATTATCACCAGTAGTGATTGCGAGGGTGCTGGTGAAATGTTTCAAGTAACAACATTGTTTAGTCAAGCTGAAAAGTTGGTGAAGGAGCTTATTAAGAATCCTCCTCCATCAGAGTCAGATGTCGAAGCTGCCAAACTTATTGtcaaggagaaagttgaagtgGTTTCCAAGCTGAAATCCGATGACAAAACAAGCAAGGAAGAAATTGATTCTTCTGTGACTATACTTAAAAAAGCAAAGGAAGGTCTCTTGAAGCTGGAAAAGAGATCAAAGCTTAAACCGGGTATTCCCCAGAAAGATGGAAAAATTGATTATTCCCTAGATTTCTTCGCCCGTAAAGCATATTTGACAGTTTCTGGCCAACTGCAAATTGAAAGTGTTGCTTGTGCTCTTAGCAGTGTCTATACTTTCGGGCCTACATTTCGTGCTGAGCATTCTCACACCTCAAGGCATTTGGCAGAATTCTGGATGGTGGAGCCCGAAATAGCATTTGCAGATCTTGAG GATGATATGAACTGTGCAGAGGCTTACGTCCAGTTTCTGTGTCGGTGGTTACTTGACAACTGCATTGATGATCTGAAGTCTATGGctgataaatttgataaaagttgCATTGATCGACTAACAATGATATCTTCATCCCCCTTTGAGAGAATAACATATACAAAAGCAGTGGAGCTGCTAGAGGAGGCTGTGAAAATGGGCAAGGTGTTTGAAAATCAAGTGGAGTGGGGCATTGATCTGGCATCTGAGCATGAAAG atACTTGACTGAGGTTAAATTTCAGAAGCCTGTTATTGTGTATAATTACCCAAAAGGAATAAAAGCATTCTACATGAGGCTCAATGATGATTCTGATACAGTGGCTGCTATGGATGTCCTTGTACCTAAG GTGGGAGAATTAATAGGTGGAAGCCAGAGGGAGGAGCGTTATGATAAGATTCTAAAAAG GATAAGGGAGATGGGAATGTCAACAGAGCAAATCGAGCAATACAAGTGGTACCTTGACCTTCGTAAATTTGGGACAGTAAAACACAGCGGTTTTGGATTAGGCTTTGAAAGAATGGTGATGTTCGCAACGGGCATCGACAACATTAGAGACGTCATTCCTTTCCCTAGATATCCGGGGAGAGCAGATGtttga